The Deinococcus sp. AJ005 genome includes a window with the following:
- a CDS encoding polysaccharide deacetylase family protein produces MTRILPRRIVLGLLLAGTVHQAAAFAAAPSVHPSTLVRKAAQMPGQIQPVAPGTRPAPPLPTLTLTPPIAQVYRVEYLSNGFIEAAHAIVTVTPAERGALRPMAAEVVRRVLAARPSLSEVDLSMYDRGSYAGFGGPLPVLTASVPRNRLDDFLAWTAQEQAGSVASYERVWVNPGNLPAYREPDQVLETTPKLQTDQAAPARQARQNVRDIRRTTAQIVGGLHDGLLYRGRRGGGRIAALTFDDAPHPMFEPLLLDLLRRSGDHATFFVIGRNARAYPYFVRDMAAAGHEVGNHTYHHVRLPPLPLAEASQEMQWDNDVIRELTGKPARYFRPPGGDYTPQTLEAARSLGLTTVFWTDDPGDFANPGDARLEARLKRNLRPGGIVLLHDNAPQMLDVLREFLRVARQERVHLTTVGRLPK; encoded by the coding sequence TTGACCCGCATCCTGCCCCGACGAATCGTTCTCGGTCTGCTGCTGGCCGGGACCGTTCACCAGGCCGCCGCTTTCGCCGCCGCCCCTTCCGTCCATCCTTCGACGCTGGTCCGAAAAGCAGCCCAGATGCCCGGCCAGATTCAGCCTGTTGCGCCCGGCACCCGCCCCGCGCCGCCGCTGCCCACGCTGACGCTGACGCCACCCATCGCGCAGGTCTACCGCGTCGAGTACCTGAGCAATGGCTTTATCGAGGCCGCGCACGCCATCGTGACGGTGACCCCTGCTGAGCGCGGCGCGCTTCGCCCGATGGCTGCCGAGGTGGTGCGCCGCGTGCTGGCCGCCCGTCCCAGCCTGAGCGAGGTGGACCTGAGCATGTACGACCGGGGCAGTTACGCGGGTTTTGGCGGCCCCCTGCCTGTGCTGACGGCCAGCGTGCCCCGGAACAGGCTCGACGACTTTCTGGCCTGGACGGCGCAGGAGCAGGCGGGGAGCGTGGCCAGTTACGAGCGGGTCTGGGTCAACCCCGGCAACCTGCCCGCCTACCGTGAGCCGGATCAGGTGCTGGAAACCACGCCGAAGCTTCAGACGGATCAAGCGGCACCTGCCCGTCAGGCGCGGCAGAACGTGCGGGATATCCGGCGAACCACCGCGCAGATCGTGGGCGGTCTGCATGACGGGCTGCTGTACCGGGGCAGGCGTGGTGGCGGGCGCATCGCCGCCCTGACCTTCGACGACGCGCCTCACCCGATGTTCGAGCCGTTGCTGCTGGACCTGCTGCGCCGCAGCGGCGATCACGCCACTTTCTTCGTGATCGGGCGCAACGCCCGCGCCTACCCGTATTTTGTCCGCGATATGGCCGCAGCGGGCCACGAGGTAGGCAACCACACCTACCACCACGTTCGCCTGCCGCCCCTGCCGCTCGCCGAGGCGTCCCAGGAAATGCAGTGGGACAACGACGTGATCAGGGAATTGACAGGCAAGCCTGCCCGCTATTTCCGTCCCCCCGGCGGCGACTACACCCCGCAGACGCTGGAAGCCGCACGCAGTCTGGGCCTGACCACCGTGTTCTGGACCGATGATCCTGGCGACTTCGCCAACCCCGGCGACGCGCGGCTGGAGGCCAGATTAAAACGCAACCTGCGACCCGGCGGCATCGTGCTGCTGCACGACAACGCCCCGCAAATGCTGGACGTGCTGCGCGAATTTCTGCGGGTGGCCCGCCAGGAACGGGTGCATCTGACGACGGTGGGCCGCCTGCCCAAGTAG
- a CDS encoding enolase C-terminal domain-like protein, whose amino-acid sequence MKAAHAAIGNDVALFVDANGAYSRKQALGFAGKFADLNVSWFEEPVSSDDLAGLRLLRDRGPGGMQIAAGEYGYTPTYFHHMLAAGAVDTLQADGTRCGGASGFGLAAAQAQGANIPLSAHTAPALHASLASALPNVVNVEYFFDHIRIEDMFFDGVPKLRDGYLYPDRSQPGLGLTFKTADAQPYLQTEWRSS is encoded by the coding sequence GTGAAAGCCGCCCACGCCGCCATCGGGAACGACGTGGCCCTGTTCGTGGATGCCAACGGCGCGTACAGCCGCAAGCAGGCGCTGGGATTCGCCGGGAAATTTGCCGATCTGAACGTGTCGTGGTTTGAAGAACCCGTCTCCAGCGACGATTTAGCGGGTCTGAGGCTTTTGCGGGACCGTGGCCCCGGCGGCATGCAGATCGCGGCGGGCGAGTACGGCTACACGCCCACCTACTTTCACCACATGCTGGCGGCGGGGGCGGTGGACACCCTCCAGGCCGATGGCACGCGCTGCGGCGGTGCATCCGGCTTTGGTTTAGCGGCGGCCCAGGCGCAGGGCGCAAATATTCCACTCAGCGCCCACACTGCCCCAGCCTTGCACGCCTCCCTGGCCTCCGCGCTGCCGAATGTGGTCAACGTGGAGTATTTCTTTGACCACATTCGCATTGAGGACATGTTTTTTGACGGCGTTCCCAAACTCAGGGATGGCTACCTCTACCCAGACCGCAGCCAGCCGGGTCTTGGCCTGACATTCAAGACGGCGGACGCCCAACCCTATTTACAGACCGAATGGAGGTCATCATGA
- a CDS encoding SDR family oxidoreductase: MTRSKKPRIVVVTGASAGAGRAVAVAFGKRGDTVALIARGRAGLEGAKIEVESAGGKALVVPCDVANADAVEAAAERIETELGPIDVWVNVAMTGVFSYVKDMKPEEYRRVTDVNYLGFVYGTLSALKRMLPRDSGRIIQFGSALAYRGIPLQSAYCGSKHAIQGFCDSLRAELLSENSKVTVSMVQMPAINTPQFDWLRTRMPRKAQPVPPIYQPEIPAAAILYAADTGRRELLVGFPTWVAVWGNNFLPAVGDWYLAKTCINGQMTDQVQPKDAPDNMFHPLDDEKDWGMHGRFDDRARTMSWELPLDEHRTLFAGALAVVAAGIWGMSHALRR; encoded by the coding sequence ATGACCAGAAGTAAGAAACCGAGAATCGTCGTCGTCACGGGCGCAAGTGCTGGAGCGGGCCGCGCCGTGGCTGTTGCCTTCGGCAAGCGCGGCGACACCGTGGCTTTAATCGCACGCGGCAGGGCTGGACTGGAAGGCGCGAAGATAGAAGTGGAATCGGCAGGCGGCAAGGCCCTCGTCGTGCCGTGTGACGTCGCCAACGCCGACGCGGTGGAGGCCGCAGCCGAGCGCATTGAAACCGAACTCGGCCCGATAGACGTGTGGGTGAATGTCGCCATGACTGGAGTGTTCAGCTATGTCAAGGATATGAAGCCGGAAGAGTACAGGCGCGTCACGGACGTGAATTACCTGGGTTTCGTGTACGGCACGCTGTCGGCCCTCAAGCGGATGCTGCCGCGCGATTCGGGGCGCATTATTCAGTTCGGCTCGGCGCTGGCGTACCGGGGCATTCCCCTCCAGAGCGCCTACTGCGGCAGCAAGCACGCCATCCAGGGCTTCTGCGATTCGCTGCGGGCCGAACTCCTGAGCGAGAACAGCAAGGTCACCGTCAGCATGGTGCAGATGCCCGCCATCAATACGCCGCAGTTTGACTGGCTCAGAACCCGGATGCCCCGCAAGGCGCAGCCCGTCCCACCGATCTACCAGCCGGAGATTCCCGCCGCCGCCATCCTGTATGCCGCCGACACCGGACGTCGCGAGTTGCTGGTGGGCTTTCCCACCTGGGTGGCCGTGTGGGGCAACAATTTCCTGCCCGCCGTGGGCGACTGGTATCTGGCGAAAACCTGCATCAACGGCCAGATGACCGATCAGGTCCAGCCGAAGGACGCCCCCGACAATATGTTTCACCCGCTGGACGACGAGAAGGACTGGGGTATGCACGGGCGTTTTGATGACCGCGCCAGAACCATGAGTTGGGAGTTGCCGCTGGACGAACACCGAACTCTGTTCGCGGGGGCGCTGGCCGTGGTTGCTGCGGGCATCTGGGGGATGAGCCATGCGCTCCGCCGATAA
- a CDS encoding GMC family oxidoreductase — translation MRRYTDDDEVDLLIVGAGAGGGVLAQRMARVGWRVVVLEGGPFWDPDADWVSDEAASHHIYWNGKRIIGGADPVAMGKNNSGHGVGGSMVHYAGYVPRFHPSDFMTQSLDGVGADWPISYWDVARHYEACEVELPAAGQDWPWGHVHRYTHSPHPVSGAAERLIVGADKFGMNLKIGPVGIANGTFGNRPHCIYRGFCLQGCKVNAKGSPLVTHIPDAINHGAEIRANSTVLRVLMDGARATGVEYVRDGQIRRQRAKKVAVAGYAIESPRLLLNSAQKDWDDGVGNRHDQVGRYVMVQGAPVVMGRFPEMLRTYKAPPPEISTEQFYETDDQRGFKRGFSIQTTGPLPIGFAHNILGEGHWGDALREYGRDYNHWASLGGLCELLPNADNRVTLADVTDHNGLPVARFDHSLHDNDKKNIAYAMRFIKGLLQQSGAQDIIAVERFAHLIGGNRMGFSPEDSVVSSDHKVWGTENLFVTDGSACPTQGSANPALTIMALSSRLGERFSRGQVPDGQPQRVKQRAELFGPVK, via the coding sequence ATGCGGCGCTACACCGATGACGATGAGGTTGACCTGCTGATCGTCGGCGCGGGCGCGGGCGGTGGGGTGCTGGCGCAGCGGATGGCCCGCGTGGGCTGGCGGGTGGTGGTGCTGGAGGGCGGCCCCTTCTGGGACCCGGATGCTGACTGGGTCAGCGACGAGGCCGCCTCTCACCACATCTACTGGAATGGCAAACGCATCATCGGCGGCGCTGATCCGGTGGCGATGGGCAAGAACAACAGTGGTCACGGCGTCGGCGGCAGCATGGTGCATTACGCGGGCTATGTACCGCGTTTTCACCCGTCCGACTTCATGACGCAGTCGCTGGACGGGGTTGGGGCCGACTGGCCGATCAGTTACTGGGACGTGGCCCGCCATTACGAGGCGTGCGAGGTGGAGCTGCCCGCCGCCGGACAGGACTGGCCCTGGGGCCACGTTCACCGCTACACCCATAGCCCACACCCGGTCAGCGGCGCGGCGGAGCGGCTGATCGTTGGGGCGGATAAATTCGGGATGAACCTGAAAATCGGCCCGGTGGGGATTGCCAATGGCACCTTCGGCAACCGCCCGCACTGCATTTACCGGGGCTTTTGCCTCCAGGGCTGCAAGGTGAACGCCAAGGGCAGCCCGCTGGTGACGCACATTCCCGACGCGATTAACCACGGCGCGGAAATCCGGGCCAACAGCACGGTGCTGAGGGTGCTGATGGACGGGGCGCGGGCGACGGGCGTGGAATACGTCAGGGACGGCCAGATTCGCCGTCAGCGGGCAAAGAAAGTCGCGGTGGCGGGCTACGCGATTGAGTCGCCGCGCCTGCTCCTCAACAGCGCCCAGAAGGATTGGGATGACGGCGTGGGCAACCGTCACGATCAGGTGGGCCGTTACGTGATGGTGCAGGGTGCGCCCGTGGTGATGGGCCGTTTTCCCGAAATGCTGCGGACGTACAAGGCCCCGCCGCCCGAAATCAGCACCGAGCAGTTTTACGAGACTGACGACCAGCGCGGTTTCAAGCGGGGGTTTTCGATCCAGACCACCGGGCCGCTGCCCATCGGCTTCGCGCACAACATTCTGGGCGAGGGCCACTGGGGCGACGCGCTGCGCGAGTACGGGCGCGACTACAACCACTGGGCCAGCCTGGGCGGCCTGTGCGAACTGCTGCCGAACGCCGACAACCGCGTGACGCTGGCGGACGTGACGGATCACAACGGCCTGCCCGTCGCCCGCTTTGACCACTCCTTGCACGACAACGATAAGAAGAACATCGCCTATGCCATGCGCTTCATCAAGGGGCTACTCCAGCAATCCGGGGCGCAGGACATCATCGCCGTGGAGCGCTTTGCCCACCTGATCGGCGGCAACCGCATGGGCTTCTCGCCGGAGGACAGCGTGGTCAGCAGCGATCACAAGGTCTGGGGAACGGAGAACCTGTTCGTGACGGACGGCAGCGCCTGTCCGACGCAGGGCAGCGCCAATCCCGCGCTGACCATCATGGCCCTGAGTTCACGGCTGGGCGAACGTTTCAGCCGGGGTCAGGTGCCGGACGGGCAGCCGCAGCGAGTCAAGCAGCGGGCGGAGTTGTTCGGGCCGGTGAAGTAA
- a CDS encoding sensory rhodopsin transducer produces the protein MSHSSTSDIGKLVWAIPEGWIPGWSNGPEPELLSHEAACILNPNDRDAHIEITIYFEDRDPVGPYKLTVGARRTLHQRFNTLTDPEPIPLSVAYASVIRSDTPIIVQHTRLDSRQAENALLSTIAYTE, from the coding sequence ATGTCCCATTCCTCCACTTCCGATATCGGCAAACTTGTCTGGGCCATCCCGGAAGGCTGGATTCCCGGCTGGAGCAACGGCCCCGAACCGGAACTGCTATCGCATGAGGCGGCATGCATCCTGAACCCGAATGACCGCGATGCACACATTGAAATCACCATCTACTTCGAGGACCGCGATCCCGTCGGGCCGTACAAGTTGACGGTGGGAGCGCGGCGCACGCTGCACCAGCGCTTCAACACGCTGACAGACCCGGAGCCGATTCCGCTCAGCGTGGCCTACGCATCGGTGATCCGCTCGGATACGCCAATCATCGTGCAGCACACCCGGCTGGATTCGCGGCAGGCCGAGAACGCGCTGCTCAGCACCATCGCCTACACGGAGTAA
- a CDS encoding glycoside hydrolase family 15 protein translates to MTPSSPPLSPIHPDPYAPEAPGSPGLKPKWTSSAKDAVTGALGGGRVRAAVGYGVVNEVYWPSSGEPQVRDLTFIVKTAGGWVDVKRDCTYTLTPCKTGPLIGVMHVHADDPAFKLRLEIMPSIENDSLLINYSLEGGGTLYALLAPHLADSGADNTAWVQGGMLYATRGDAALAMSCSGGYGGMSAGFVGVSDGWQDFAQHGQMTWQYARAEGGNVALMGELKSASGTLALAFARHAAGAAIHARGSLQRPYAQQRAEFLENWRHWTGRLQLPAGSDEERDRARLSAQVIRVHEGSDFSGAIIASLSVPFGQAHSDLGGYHLVWPRDMVEAATGLLAVGQPNDTLRSLNYLLAAQSPDGHWPQNLYPNGEPFWSGDQLDETAFVLLLMGKLREEGLDSAFRQEALEWAARRAAGYIARHGPLSQEDRWEENSGVTAYTLGIMIAALVAAVPWLEPEQADYALALADDWNARLEGWCYVTGDDAPLAEKYGVPGYYIRIAPQAGQNPGRQTVEIGNTGGLTVQAGGLVSLDFGYLVRVGLRRADDPRIRDTLKVVDGELRYDSPVGPLYYRYQHDGYGNTADGGPYLGQGIGRPWPLLAGERAHLALLAGESPDAYIGAMLHSSGPGGLFPEQVWDAPPIRAFQPGKPAGSAMPLVWAHAEYLKLLWAREHGQAYEALAAVKERYLEGGPPPKIRFWRTDSLSFELPAGLSLWIEDTRPFTLSFGFGAAAVWEGVQECEAQAGVFGLWRVEFLAQELSGHSALNFTRRYGDDWEGKDHRVKLGD, encoded by the coding sequence ATGACCCCCAGCTCTCCACCTCTCAGCCCGATCCACCCTGATCCCTACGCCCCTGAGGCCCCTGGAAGTCCCGGCCTGAAACCCAAATGGACCAGCAGCGCCAAGGACGCCGTGACCGGGGCGCTGGGCGGCGGACGGGTGCGGGCTGCCGTCGGCTACGGCGTGGTCAACGAGGTCTACTGGCCCTCAAGCGGTGAGCCGCAGGTGCGTGACCTGACCTTTATCGTCAAAACCGCAGGCGGCTGGGTGGACGTGAAGCGCGACTGCACCTATACCCTGACGCCCTGTAAGACTGGCCCGCTGATCGGGGTCATGCATGTCCACGCGGATGATCCGGCGTTCAAACTTCGTCTGGAAATCATGCCGTCCATTGAGAACGACTCTCTGCTGATCAACTACTCGCTGGAAGGTGGCGGCACTTTGTACGCGCTGCTGGCCCCGCATCTGGCCGATTCTGGCGCGGACAATACGGCCTGGGTGCAAGGCGGCATGCTGTATGCCACGCGAGGGGACGCGGCGCTGGCGATGTCGTGCAGCGGCGGCTACGGTGGCATGAGCGCGGGCTTCGTGGGGGTCAGCGACGGCTGGCAGGACTTCGCGCAGCACGGCCAGATGACCTGGCAGTACGCGCGGGCCGAGGGCGGCAATGTGGCCCTGATGGGCGAGTTGAAGTCGGCAAGTGGCACGCTGGCGCTGGCCTTCGCACGGCATGCGGCAGGGGCGGCCATCCATGCGCGCGGCAGTCTTCAGCGTCCCTATGCTCAGCAACGCGCCGAGTTTCTGGAAAACTGGAGGCACTGGACGGGCCGCCTTCAGCTTCCGGCAGGCAGCGACGAGGAACGTGACCGCGCCCGCCTGAGCGCCCAGGTGATCCGTGTCCACGAGGGCAGCGATTTTTCCGGGGCCATCATCGCCAGCCTGAGCGTGCCGTTCGGGCAGGCGCACAGCGATCTGGGCGGCTACCACCTGGTCTGGCCGCGCGACATGGTGGAGGCGGCCACCGGACTGCTGGCGGTGGGGCAGCCGAACGACACCCTCCGCAGCCTGAATTACCTGCTGGCGGCGCAGTCCCCAGACGGCCACTGGCCGCAGAACCTGTATCCCAACGGTGAGCCGTTTTGGTCTGGCGATCAACTGGATGAAACCGCCTTCGTGCTGTTGCTGATGGGCAAGCTGCGCGAGGAGGGGCTGGATTCGGCCTTCCGGCAGGAGGCGCTGGAATGGGCGGCACGGCGGGCCGCAGGCTACATCGCCCGTCACGGCCCGCTCAGTCAGGAAGACCGCTGGGAGGAAAACAGCGGCGTCACGGCCTACACCCTGGGGATCATGATCGCCGCGCTGGTGGCTGCCGTGCCGTGGCTGGAGCCAGAGCAGGCCGATTACGCGCTGGCCCTGGCCGACGACTGGAACGCCCGTTTAGAAGGGTGGTGCTACGTGACGGGTGACGACGCCCCGCTGGCCGAGAAATATGGCGTGCCGGGCTATTACATCCGAATCGCGCCGCAGGCCGGACAGAATCCGGGGCGGCAGACCGTGGAAATCGGCAACACGGGCGGCCTGACGGTGCAGGCGGGCGGGCTGGTCAGTCTCGATTTTGGCTATCTGGTGCGCGTGGGCCTGCGCCGCGCCGACGATCCGCGTATCCGTGACACCCTGAAAGTGGTGGACGGCGAACTGCGCTACGACTCGCCCGTCGGCCCGCTGTATTACCGCTATCAGCACGACGGCTACGGCAATACGGCGGACGGCGGCCCGTATCTGGGCCAGGGCATTGGGCGTCCTTGGCCGCTACTGGCCGGGGAGCGGGCGCATCTGGCGCTGCTGGCGGGCGAGTCGCCAGACGCGTACATCGGGGCCATGCTGCATTCCAGCGGTCCCGGCGGCCTTTTTCCCGAACAGGTCTGGGATGCGCCGCCCATCCGTGCGTTTCAGCCGGGCAAACCGGCAGGCAGCGCCATGCCCCTCGTTTGGGCGCACGCCGAGTACCTGAAGCTGCTGTGGGCGCGCGAACACGGTCAGGCTTACGAGGCACTGGCGGCGGTGAAGGAGCGCTATCTGGAAGGTGGACCGCCTCCGAAAATCCGTTTCTGGCGCACCGACTCACTGTCATTCGAGCTGCCTGCCGGGTTGTCCCTGTGGATCGAGGACACCCGCCCATTTACCTTGAGCTTTGGCTTCGGCGCGGCGGCGGTCTGGGAGGGAGTGCAGGAGTGTGAGGCGCAGGCAGGCGTTTTCGGGTTGTGGCGTGTGGAGTTCCTGGCGCAGGAACTGTCAGGTCACTCGGCGCTGAATTTCACCCGGCGCTACGGCGATGATTGGGAAGGTAAAGATCACCGTGTAAAGCTGGGAGACTGA
- a CDS encoding carbohydrate ABC transporter permease — translation MLLAYLVLTVGIVVTLFPFMWMLLTSLKSFQELFNLSFLPESPTLDNYRQVLLETKFIQWFGNSLLVAGVTTATVLFFDSMVGYTLAKFDFPGKNLIFILILSTLMIPTEMLVIPWFVGVSDIHLTGSVPGAYFAIMFPGLMSAFGVFLMRQFFETLPDDLLEAARIDGMSEFGIFWRIALPLVRPALASLAIFTFLGNWNAFLWPLIVIQRPEFRTLPVGTALFNGEAGTQWGLIMAASSLAVIPVLIVFAIFQKQIIEGIVLTGMKG, via the coding sequence ATGCTGCTGGCCTACCTCGTGCTGACCGTGGGCATCGTGGTCACGCTGTTTCCCTTCATGTGGATGCTCCTGACCAGCCTCAAGAGCTTTCAGGAACTGTTCAACCTGAGCTTTCTGCCCGAATCGCCCACCCTGGACAACTACCGCCAGGTCCTGCTGGAAACCAAGTTCATCCAGTGGTTCGGCAACAGCCTGCTGGTGGCCGGGGTCACCACCGCCACCGTGCTGTTCTTCGACTCGATGGTGGGCTACACCCTGGCCAAGTTCGACTTTCCCGGCAAGAACCTCATCTTCATCCTGATCCTGTCCACGCTGATGATCCCCACCGAGATGCTGGTTATCCCGTGGTTCGTGGGGGTCAGCGACATCCACCTGACCGGGAGTGTGCCGGGAGCCTACTTTGCGATCATGTTCCCCGGCCTGATGAGTGCGTTCGGGGTCTTTCTGATGCGGCAGTTCTTTGAGACGCTGCCCGATGACCTGCTGGAAGCGGCGCGCATCGACGGCATGAGCGAGTTCGGAATCTTCTGGCGGATCGCTTTGCCGCTGGTTCGCCCGGCGCTGGCCAGTCTGGCCATCTTCACCTTTCTGGGCAACTGGAACGCGTTCCTGTGGCCGCTGATCGTGATCCAGAGACCGGAGTTCCGCACGCTGCCAGTGGGCACCGCGCTGTTTAACGGGGAGGCGGGAACGCAGTGGGGGCTGATCATGGCGGCCAGCAGTCTGGCGGTGATTCCGGTGCTGATCGTGTTCGCCATCTTCCAGAAGCAGATCATCGAGGGCATCGTTCTGACCGGGATGAAGGGCTAA
- a CDS encoding carbohydrate ABC transporter permease, producing MKASPRLMGGVGRPPPPRRGGSMRRHQTRTAYTFLLVPLIFYLIVRFLPTLSALRLSLFDWNILKDTQPFVGTENYQRLFADEKFGQALRNTALYTVIGVPAQIALGLIVALLLNKIIALRGLFRALYFAPYVTPIVAAAWVWQWLFSPQFGPVNTFLIWLHITPQNFLNSPDQALATTAALVVWQNLGFQIVLFLAGLSAIPRSYYEAAEIDGANGTQAFWKITWPLLNPTIVFSVVTGTISYLQLFTQVVNLNFTDQGGPLGSTMTVALYIYQIAFGRFQMGYASAITVVLFLIILAITLFQLRFLTRRYDL from the coding sequence ATGAAGGCGTCTCCACGCCTGATGGGCGGCGTGGGCAGGCCGCCCCCACCCCGGCGGGGCGGTTCGATGCGGCGGCACCAGACCCGCACGGCCTACACCTTCCTGCTGGTCCCCCTGATCTTCTACCTGATCGTGCGCTTCCTGCCCACCCTCTCTGCCCTGCGGCTGAGCCTGTTCGACTGGAACATCCTCAAAGACACCCAGCCCTTCGTCGGCACCGAGAACTATCAGCGGTTGTTCGCCGACGAGAAGTTCGGTCAAGCGCTGCGGAACACCGCGCTGTACACCGTCATCGGCGTCCCAGCGCAAATCGCGCTGGGACTGATCGTGGCCCTGCTCCTGAACAAGATCATCGCGTTGCGCGGGCTGTTCCGGGCGCTGTACTTCGCCCCCTACGTCACCCCCATCGTGGCCGCCGCGTGGGTCTGGCAGTGGCTGTTCAGCCCGCAATTCGGTCCGGTCAACACCTTTTTGATCTGGCTGCACATCACCCCGCAGAACTTTCTCAACTCCCCGGATCAGGCGCTGGCCACCACGGCGGCGCTGGTGGTGTGGCAGAACCTGGGCTTTCAGATCGTGCTGTTCCTGGCCGGGTTGTCGGCCATTCCCCGCAGTTATTACGAGGCTGCCGAGATCGACGGTGCGAACGGCACCCAGGCGTTCTGGAAGATCACCTGGCCGCTGCTCAATCCCACCATCGTGTTCAGCGTGGTGACCGGGACCATTTCTTACCTGCAACTGTTCACGCAGGTGGTCAACCTGAACTTCACCGATCAGGGGGGACCGCTGGGCAGCACCATGACGGTGGCGCTGTACATCTATCAGATCGCGTTCGGACGCTTCCAGATGGGGTATGCCTCGGCCATCACGGTGGTGCTGTTCCTGATCATCCTGGCCATCACCCTGTTCCAACTGCGCTTCCTGACCCGGCGGTATGACCTATGA
- a CDS encoding zinc-dependent alcohol dehydrogenase family protein produces MKAVVYEQFGTRPELQTVPDPMPEADGVVLRVEASGVCRSDWHGWMGHDPDIALPHVPGHEIAGTVVAVGAGITRWREGDRVTLPFVSGCGRCPECQSGQQQVCRDQFQPGFTAWGSFAEYVALRYAEQNLVRLPDGLDFVTAASLGCRFATSFRAVVQQGRVRGGEWVAVHGCGGVGLSAIMIARALGARVIAVDIGADKLDRAAELGAKVTLNSREVDVVTAIREVTGGGAHLSLDALGHAQTCTDSILCLRTQGRHVQVGLLVAEHSRPPLPMDAIISKELEIYGSHGMAAHAYPEMLGMIESGLLRPDRLIGARLTLEESIDALTGMDSFNALGVQVIDRFA; encoded by the coding sequence GTGAAAGCCGTCGTCTACGAGCAATTTGGCACTCGTCCCGAACTCCAGACTGTCCCGGACCCCATGCCGGAAGCGGACGGCGTGGTGCTGCGCGTGGAGGCGTCGGGCGTGTGCCGCAGCGACTGGCACGGCTGGATGGGCCATGACCCCGATATCGCGCTGCCCCACGTTCCTGGCCACGAGATCGCCGGAACCGTGGTGGCGGTGGGGGCGGGCATCACCCGCTGGCGTGAGGGGGACCGGGTGACGCTGCCCTTCGTCTCGGGCTGTGGGCGTTGCCCGGAATGTCAAAGCGGGCAGCAGCAGGTCTGCCGCGACCAGTTTCAGCCGGGCTTCACGGCCTGGGGATCGTTTGCCGAGTACGTGGCCCTGCGCTACGCCGAGCAGAATCTGGTGCGCCTCCCCGACGGTCTGGACTTCGTGACGGCAGCCAGTCTAGGGTGCCGCTTCGCCACCTCCTTTCGCGCGGTGGTGCAGCAGGGGCGGGTGCGCGGTGGTGAGTGGGTGGCGGTTCACGGCTGCGGCGGCGTGGGCCTGTCCGCCATCATGATTGCCCGCGCACTGGGCGCACGGGTAATCGCGGTGGACATCGGCGCAGACAAGCTGGATCGGGCGGCGGAACTGGGGGCGAAAGTGACCCTCAACAGCCGGGAAGTGGACGTGGTGACAGCCATCCGCGAGGTCACGGGCGGCGGCGCACACCTGTCGCTGGACGCGCTGGGACACGCGCAGACCTGCACCGATTCCATCCTGTGTCTGCGCACCCAGGGACGGCATGTGCAGGTGGGCCTGCTGGTAGCCGAACACAGCCGCCCGCCGCTGCCGATGGACGCCATCATCTCAAAAGAGCTGGAAATCTATGGCAGCCACGGCATGGCCGCCCACGCCTATCCCGAGATGCTGGGCATGATCGAAAGCGGCCTGCTACGCCCGGACCGCCTGATCGGCGCGCGGCTGACGCTCGAAGAATCTATCGATGCACTGACGGGGATGGACTCGTTTAACGCCCTTGGAGTTCAGGTGATTGACCGTTTCGCGTAA